TGCGCCAGCGCGTGGTTCGCGGTTACGAACTCACCCGATGGGGTAGTTTCGTAGAGGCCGATGGGCAAGCCGTCGAACAGACTCTGATATCGCTCCGCGCTGGTCCGCGCAGTCGCTTCCGCCTGCAGGCGTTCTTGCATGAGAACAGCGCGTTCGCCTCGCTGGCGGCGCAGCCGCTCGAAGACCACGGCGGCAAAACCGTTGATGATAAGGAACACCCCGACCAACGCTACGTCCATGGCGGGCAGGTGGATGGCCAGGGTGCGGGCGTAGTAGGCCAGAGCGGCGGCGTACCCAGCACCGGCGAAGCTTCCAAGGATCATAACACCCCAGAAACCTATCCGCCCGGCCACGAAGAGCAGCGCGGCCATCCACGCCATCAAGAACAACTCCCGAACCTCGGGTGCGATGAAGGCATACAGGGTCAGCAGGCCGGCAGTGGCTGCCATCGGCAGGTAGACATAGTGCCTGTCCCACTTCAGGCGTGCGTCCCAGCCGAAGTGGGGGATTAGCCAGAGCACCGCCTGCACGACGATCGTAACGGTGAAGGCCATCGCCCAGCGGGAGAGATCGAGCGACACGATGTCCATCTTGTGCAGGATCGGCACGACCAGCTGCAGGAACACCAGCCCGGCGCTGGCAAGCAAGACGCCGCGCTTCTTGACCTGGTTCTGGGTGGTCCGTTTGGCGCGGGCTCCGGTCAAGGTGCTCACCCGCCTTCGCGCTTAGGTGCCTGCCCGGGGCTGGCAGGTAGTATTCTCCGCCGACGCTGCATCGCCTGCCGAGCGAAGCGACGAAACAGGCCGTGTGGGCCCGGTGATCAGCCAGCGGCCGGAAGGGTGAAGGAGAAGGTGCTGCCGCGTCCGGGGCCGGGGCTGGCCGCGCGAATGCTTCCGCCGTGGGCCTCGACCAGGTACCGGGCGATCGTGAGGCCCAGGCCGCTGCCGCCTCCGCTGCGGGCGCGCGATCGGTCCACGCGGTAGAACCGTTCGAAGACGTGCGTCAGGTGCTCGGCCGCGATACCCAATCCGGTGTCTTCCACGTCAATCCTGACCCGCGGTCCCTCGGGGCGCGCGCTCACCGTGATGCGGCCCGGCGGCGGCGTGTACTGGATTGCGTTGCCGATCAGGTTCGCCAGCACCTGCTGGATGCGGTCAACGTCCACGATCACCGCGGGCAGTGCCTCGGGCACGGTCACCTCCAGTACAAGCCCCTGGTCATCGGCCTGCGGGCGCAGGCGCTCCACGGCCGCGCCCACGATCCGGCGCACGGGCACTGTCTGACGAATCAACCGGAGCACCCCGGCGTCCAGCCGCGAGAGCTCCTCCAGGTCGGTCACCAGCCGCTGAAGCCGGTCAACCTCCACGGCGACCCGGGCATAGGTCTCGGGCCCGGCTTCGATCACGCCGTCGGACAGCCCCTCCATGTACCCCTTGATGCCGGAGAGCGGCGTTCGAAGCTCGTGGGCCACATCGGCCAGGAGAGTCCTCCGCCTGATCTCCGTCTGCTCCAGGGCCCCGGCCATGGTGTTGAAGCTGTCGGCAAGGGCACCCATCTCATCGGTGCTCTGAACCGGCGCCCGCTCGTCGTAATGGCCCGCGGCCAGGCGCTGGCTGGCGGCGGCCAGGGCCTGCACCGGCAGCACGATCCTCCTGGTCACGTACATGCTGAGGGCGCCGGCAGCCACGATCGCAGCGATGCCTGCTGCGACCAGGGCGTCGGCGACGCCGGTGCGGAAGATCCGCTCAATGTTAGTGGCTGGGGGCCCTCCGAACCGCGGCCCAGTGCCCTCTACTCGGCGGGCCACATGCCGCGAGCCGAGGAAGTTGAGCGCCGCCGTCAGCACCACCATACCCACGACCAGAACGATCAGGTACGAAACGAAGACCTGGACTCCCAGTGACCGCCTCACCGCGCCTACTCCGCCTCGAACCGGTAGCCGACACCCCGCACCGTGGTGATGAACGCGGGTCGGCCCGGATCGTCCTCCAGCTTCTTGCGCAGTTCCTTGATGTGGACGTCCACGACGCGCTCATCGCCGAAGAAGTCGGGCCCCCAGACCCGTTCGATGATCTGCGGTCGGGTGAACACCAGGCGGGGCGCTCCGGCCATGGCCAGCAACAGGTCGAACTCCAGCGTGGTCAGCGCCACGGGGTTCCCGTCCTTCCACACCCCGCGCTGGCCTGGGTCTATCCGCAGGTGCCCAAAGGTGAGCGGTCCGGGCTGCCTCTCGCCACCCCGGCTGCGGCGCAGGAGCGCCTTGACGCGCGCGACCATCTCGCGAGGGCTGAACGGCTTGGTCAGGTAGTCGTCACCTCCCACGCCCAGCCCCACGACCTTGTCGGTTTCGTCGGAGCGCGCGGTCAGAAGCAGCACGTAGGCGTCCGACCACTCCCTCAGCCGCCGGAGCACCTCCAACCCGTCCATGCCCGGCAGCATGATGTCCAGGACTATCAGGTCTGGGTGCGCCCGGCGGGCCAGGGCGAGCGCGGCCACGCCGTCCGCGGCGACCTCGACCGTGAACCCCTCGCGCGTCAGATACCGCGAGACGACGTCGCGGACAGACGCCTCGTCGTCAACAACCAGGATCGTGCGGCCGGAGGACATCTGTTCCGGGTGCTCCCCCAATGCCCAGAAGGGCAGAGAGACCGCTCCGCGGCCTCTCTCCCAACCGGGCTTGAACCTGCCAAGACGCGGGACCGCGATGCGGTCCCGGTGGGCTAGCCTATGGGCTTGACGTTGGAGGCCTGGGGACCCTTCTGACCCGTCACGACCTCGTACTCTACCTTCTGGCCCTCGCTGAGGCTCCTGTAGCCATCGGCCTGAATCGCGGAATAGTGGACGAAGACATCCTTGCCGCCCTCGTCGGGAGTGATGAAGCCGTAGCCCTTCTCCGCGCTGAACCACTTGACTGATCCGATCGGCATGCCCTACCCACCTTTCCTTCTTTGCCGTCCGACGACTCCGCCGGACGGCAGTGCAGCATCGCCCTACGAAACTGTTATATTGGCACCCCGGGCGGGGGATTCCTCCTTGGCGGGCGAATCCTTGATAGCAATCTGTGTGGGGATCTGTATGGGGGGAGGCAGGGTGCTCAAGAGCCGTGCGGCCCGAGCCGCCATGTTGCTGGTGGGGCTGCTGGGCGCGCTGGTGTCCGCGGGCCTTAGCCCTTTGCCCGGGACCGCCCAGGTCCGGGCGCCTGGCGGCGCCGTGCGCTCAGTGCTCGAGAACGGGTTGACGGTAATCGTCCAGGAGCACCGCGCCGCGGACGTCGTGGCCCTGCACACCTGGGTTCGGGGCGGGTCGAAGGACGAGGATGACGAGACCAACGGCGCGGCCCACTTCCTGGAGCACATGCTCTTCAAGGGCACCGCGAAGCGGCGGGCCGGTGAGATGGACCGAGAGGTCGAAGGAGTCGGCGGCGTCCTGAACGCGGGCACCTCGCTGGACTGGACCTACTACCACGTGGTGTCGTCCAGCCGGCACTTCGACCAGATGCTCGAACTGCAGTCCGACGCTATGATGCGCTCGACGCTCGAGCCCTCAGAACTCGAGCGCGAACGCAGGGTCGTGCTTGAGGAGATCAACCGTCGCGACAACTTCCCGACGACGCGCGCCTTGGAACTGATGCGGGGACTGGCGTTCACCGTGCATGCCTACAGACGTTCGGTGCTGGGCACGCGCGCAACGATCGAGCGGATGCCGCGGGAGACGCTGCAGCGGTTCTACCGAACCTACTACGTGCCGGATAACATGACGGTGGTTGTGGTCGGGAACGTTCGGGCCTCACAGGCCTTGGCCAGCGTGAGGCGTGCCTACGCGGGATTCAGCGGCCCGTCGGTTCTGCGCCAGCCGGCTCCGGTGGAGCCACCGATAGAGGGCGTGCGCCGCCTTGTGGCCGAGCAGGACGTCCGCGTCGCCTACCTGGTCTTGGGATTCCCGGGCCCGACGGTGCGCGACCGCGACGTGCACGCGACGGATGTCCTGGCGTACGCGCTGGGGCGGGGGCTGGGCGCGCGGCTGCGCCAGCAGGTCGTGGAGCGCGCCCGCCTGGCGCAGAGCATAGGCGTCTCGTTCCTGACCACCGAGGATCCCTACCTGTTCGTCATCTCCGCGGTCGCCGAGCCGGCGCACGCGGAGCGCGCCGAGGCCGCGATCCTGGCGGAGGTGGCCGCGGTCGCCGACCAGGGGATCACCGAGGTCGAGCTGGCGCGCGCGCGGAATCTGCTGGAAGGCGAGCACATCTACGGCACGCATACAACCCGCGGTCAGGCGTACACGTTGGGTTTCTACGCCACCATCGCCGACCTGGAGTTCGCATCCGCCTATCTGGCACGCGTCCGCCAGGTCACCAGGGATGACGTACAGCGGGTCGCGCGGCGCCTGTTCGACGCGCGCCGGTACGCGGTCGCTGTCATCCGGCCCGCCGGGAGGTGAGGCGGGCCTTGCGTCTCCTTGCCGCTGCCCTGCTCGTTTCTCTCCTGGCCGCCTCCGGCCCCGCGGCTGGCGCGACGGTCGTTTTCCGCCAGGCCGCCGCATCACGCCACCTGCTGGAGAATGGGCTGACCGTCATAGTCAAGCCCAACCCTGTGAGCGACCTGGTCGTAGTGGAAGCCCTGGTCCGCGCCGGTCCACGCCTGGAGGAGCCAGCACAGAGCGGGGTGACCTTCTTTGTGCGCAGCATGCTGGTCCGCGGGACGCACCGCCGCTCCGCTGATCAGATCGCCCAGACGATAGAGGGAATTGGCGGCCTGCTGGGAGGCGGAACCGGCTCAGACTTCACCT
The Armatimonadota bacterium genome window above contains:
- a CDS encoding HAMP domain-containing histidine kinase, translating into MRRSLGVQVFVSYLIVLVVGMVVLTAALNFLGSRHVARRVEGTGPRFGGPPATNIERIFRTGVADALVAAGIAAIVAAGALSMYVTRRIVLPVQALAAASQRLAAGHYDERAPVQSTDEMGALADSFNTMAGALEQTEIRRRTLLADVAHELRTPLSGIKGYMEGLSDGVIEAGPETYARVAVEVDRLQRLVTDLEELSRLDAGVLRLIRQTVPVRRIVGAAVERLRPQADDQGLVLEVTVPEALPAVIVDVDRIQQVLANLIGNAIQYTPPPGRITVSARPEGPRVRIDVEDTGLGIAAEHLTHVFERFYRVDRSRARSGGGSGLGLTIARYLVEAHGGSIRAASPGPGRGSTFSFTLPAAG
- a CDS encoding response regulator transcription factor — protein: MAVPRLGRFKPGWERGRGAVSLPFWALGEHPEQMSSGRTILVVDDEASVRDVVSRYLTREGFTVEVAADGVAALALARRAHPDLIVLDIMLPGMDGLEVLRRLREWSDAYVLLLTARSDETDKVVGLGVGGDDYLTKPFSPREMVARVKALLRRSRGGERQPGPLTFGHLRIDPGQRGVWKDGNPVALTTLEFDLLLAMAGAPRLVFTRPQIIERVWGPDFFGDERVVDVHIKELRKKLEDDPGRPAFITTVRGVGYRFEAE
- a CDS encoding cold-shock protein: MPIGSVKWFSAEKGYGFITPDEGGKDVFVHYSAIQADGYRSLSEGQKVEYEVVTGQKGPQASNVKPIG
- a CDS encoding insulinase family protein: MPYPPFLLCRPTTPPDGSAASPYETVILAPRAGDSSLAGESLIAICVGICMGGGRVLKSRAARAAMLLVGLLGALVSAGLSPLPGTAQVRAPGGAVRSVLENGLTVIVQEHRAADVVALHTWVRGGSKDEDDETNGAAHFLEHMLFKGTAKRRAGEMDREVEGVGGVLNAGTSLDWTYYHVVSSSRHFDQMLELQSDAMMRSTLEPSELERERRVVLEEINRRDNFPTTRALELMRGLAFTVHAYRRSVLGTRATIERMPRETLQRFYRTYYVPDNMTVVVVGNVRASQALASVRRAYAGFSGPSVLRQPAPVEPPIEGVRRLVAEQDVRVAYLVLGFPGPTVRDRDVHATDVLAYALGRGLGARLRQQVVERARLAQSIGVSFLTTEDPYLFVISAVAEPAHAERAEAAILAEVAAVADQGITEVELARARNLLEGEHIYGTHTTRGQAYTLGFYATIADLEFASAYLARVRQVTRDDVQRVARRLFDARRYAVAVIRPAGR